TTATTCTCATCGCAGCTTCGATGTCGTTTGCATTGAGGTCTGGCATCTTGAGTTCAGCAATTTCTCTGATTTGCTGTCTTGTCACTTTTCCAACGATCTTTCTCTTCGGTTCCGATGAACCCGAGTTGAGCTTTGCCGCTCTCTTCAGCAAGAAGCTGGCAGGAGGAGTCTTTGTAACGAATGTGAACGACCTGTCATCGTAGACCGTAACGATAACTGGTATGAGCAATCCAGCCTTATCCGCTGTGACTGCGTTGAACTTCTTACAAAATTCCATCAAGTTAACTCCTCTTTGACCCAGGGCAGGACCTACTGGAGGAGCTGGTGTTGCTTTTCCGGCTTCGAGCACAAGCCTAACCTGTGCCACTACTTTCTTTGCCATACAACTTACCTCCCTTTTGTGGTATTTTCGGGCTCTTTGCCCTCCCACTGCGCACAACGCGCACAATTTTTTTGGCTTTAAATCTTTTCTACTTCACTCACATGCACACTAACCGGTGTCTCTCTTCCAAATATCGTAATATTAACCTTAAGTTCCTGCTTTTCTTCGTCAACTTCTTTAACGACACCAACAAACCCTTCAAACGGACCTGTTATGATCTTCACAGAGTCTCCAGGTTGTAT
The DNA window shown above is from Fervidobacterium changbaicum and carries:
- the rplK gene encoding 50S ribosomal protein L11, with translation MAKKVVAQVRLVLEAGKATPAPPVGPALGQRGVNLMEFCKKFNAVTADKAGLLIPVIVTVYDDRSFTFVTKTPPASFLLKRAAKLNSGSSEPKRKIVGKVTRQQIREIAELKMPDLNANDIEAAMRIIEGTARSMGLEVVD